A part of Oncorhynchus masou masou isolate Uvic2021 chromosome 30, UVic_Omas_1.1, whole genome shotgun sequence genomic DNA contains:
- the LOC135522549 gene encoding chondroitin sulfate glucuronyltransferase-like: MRLSSFLAVFTPAFPLILGLSLGCSLSLLMVSWTQGDTFDSCGDELGNRGLFLGSNRGDPHGDQRGGPGNEDFQPRIIPYHKDPNKPHKKVLRTRYLHTELGIRERLLVGVLTSRATLNTLAVAVNRTVAHHFHRTFFFTGLRSSKVPHGMTVVAHGDDRPVWLMYETVRYLHQHYGLDYDWFFLAQDDTYMQAERLAELVGHLSMGQDLYMGRSEEFIGGEERARYCHGGYGYLLSRSLLAHLQPHLDTCRNVILSVRPDEWLGRCIIDYLGLSCVEVHQDMTYRSFELGKKADPEREDSAQFKNAFTVHPVSEPSLMYRLHKRFSQIELDWTYLQIQQLQVQINNLSELTPEGKVGAIWPIGVNPPFMPKTRFEVINWEYFTEEHIYSCSDNAPKCELRGANWADVSAVLETAVKHLNEHYQPQLRFKKRRLLNGYRRFDPTRGMEYVLDLALEAFTQKGHSQVIAKRVSLLRPLSTIEIIPMPYVTEATRVQVILPVSAREQDFVGNFLDIYAMNTLDTHDNVLLTFLFVYDPFDAQRVSQSDVFAGIKAMIGEVEKRYGNVRIPWISVKTEVPSQVKLMDIISKKHPVDTLFFLASVWTKVNANFLNRCRMNAISNWQVFFPTHFQEFSQTIMYRDQQTLASFPAEALRDGRFDHHVFEEACFYNADYMASRTKMAADILDDDELLESMDVYEIFVRYSGLHVFRAVEPALVQKYVRRACNPRFSEDIYHRCVLSNLEGLASRSHLAMALFEQEQANST; the protein is encoded by the exons ATGCGTCTTTCCTCCTTCCTGGCCGTGTTCACGCCTGCTTTCCCACTTATCCTGGGGCTCTCTTTGGGATGCAGCCTGAGCCTGCTGATGGTCTCCTGGACCCAGGGAGACACATTTGACTCGTGTGGAGATGAACTGGGCAATAGGGGTCTCTTCCTGGGCAGCAACAGGGGAGACCCCCATGGGGACCAGAGAGGTGGTCCTGGGAATGAGGACTTCCAGCCACGCATCATACCATACCACAAGGACCCCAACAAACCACACAAGAAGGTCCTCAG GACGCGCTACCTCCACACGGAGCTGGGCATCCGAGAGCGCCTTCTGGTGGGCGTGCTGACCTCGCGGGCCACCCTCAACACGCTGGCAGTGGCGGTGAACCGCACCGTGGCCCACCACTTCCACCGCACCTTCTTCTTCACGGGCCTGCGCAGCTCCAAGGTCCCCCACGGCATGACGGTGGTGGCCCATGGCGACGACCGGCCCGTGTGGCTGATGTACGAGACGGTACGTTACCTGCACCAGCACTATGGCTTGGACTACGACTGGTTTTTCCTGGCCCAGGACGACACCTACATGCAGGCCGAGAGGCTGGCCGAGCTGGTGGGCCACCTCAGCATGGGACAGGACCTCTACATGGGCCGGTCAGAGGAGTTCATCGGTGGGGAAGAGAGGGCCAGGTACTGCCACGGGGGTTATGGCTACTTGCTCTCCCGCAGCCTGCTGGCCCACCTGCAGCCCCACCTGGACACCTGCCGCAACGTCATCCTCAGCGTCAGGCCTGACGAATGGCTTGGGCGCTGCATCATCGACTACCTGGGTCTGAGCTGTGTGGAGGTACACCAG GACATGACATATCGCTCCTTTGAGCTGGGGAAGAAAGCAGACCCAGAGCGAGAGGACAGTGCCCAGTTTAAGAATGCCTTCACAGTCCACCCTGTGTCAGAGCCCAGCCTCATGTACCGGCTGCACAAACGCTTCAGCCAGATCGAACTGGACTGGACCTACCTACAGATACAGCAGCTGCAG GTCCAGATCAACAACCTGAGTGAGTTGACCCCAGAGGGTAAGGTGGGGGCCATCTGGCCAATTGGGGTCAATCCTCCCTTCATGCCAAAGACTCGTTTCGAGGTCATCAACTGGGAGTACTTCACAGAGGAGCACATCTACTCATGCTCTGACAATGCCCCCAAGTGTGAACTGCGTGGCGCCAACTGGGCCGACGTGAGCGCCGTGCTGGAGACGGCCGTGAAGCACCTCAACGAGCACTACCAGCCCCAGCTGCGCTTCAAGAAACGCCGCCTGCTCAACGGCTACCGGCGCTTCGACCCCACCCGGGGCATGGAGTACGTGCTGGACCTGGCCCTGGAAGCCTTCACACAGAAAGGTCACAGCCAGGTGATCGCCAAGCGGGTCAGCCTGCTCCGCCCCCTCAGCACCATTGAGATCATCCCCATGCCCTATGTGACGGAGGCCACCCGGGTGCAGGTCATCCTGCCCGTCTCGGCCCGCGAGCAGGACTTTGTGGGTAACTTCCTGGACATCTATGCAATGAACACGCTGGACACGCACGACAATGTCCTGCTCACCTTCCTGTTTGTCTACGACCCCTTTGACGCCCAGCGCGTCAGCCAGTCGGACGTGTTCGCCGGCATCAAGGCCATGATCGGAGAGGTGGAGAAGCGCTACGGCAACGTGAGGATCCCCTGGATCAGCGTGAAGACGGAGGTGCCCTCGCAGGTCAAGCTGATGGACATAATCTCCAAGAAGCACCCGGTGGACACGCTCTTCTTCCTGGCCTCGGTGTGGACCAAGGTCAACGCCAACTTCCTCAACCGCTGCCGCATGAACGCCATCAGCAACTGGCAGGTGTTCTTCCCCACCCACTTCCAGGAGTTCAGCCAGACCATCATGTACCGCGACCAGCAGACCTTGGCCTCCTTCCCCGCCGAGGCCCTGCGCGACGGACGCTTCGACCACCACGTCTTCGAGGAGGCATGCTTCTACAACGCCGACTACATGGCGTCGCGCACCAAGATGGCCGCTGACATCCTGGACGACGACGAGCTGCTGGAGAGCATGGACGTGTACGAGATCTTCGTGCGCTACTCGGGCTTGCACGTGTTCCGGGCGGTGGAGCCGGCGCTAGTGCAGAAGTATGTGCGGCGGGCGTGCAACCCGCGCTTCAGCGAGGACATCTACCACCGCTGTGTGCTCAGTAACCTGGAGGGCCTGGCCTCGCGGTCGCACCTAGCCATGGCCCTGTTTGAGCAGGAGCAGGCCAACAGCACTTAG
- the LOC135522550 gene encoding chondroitin sulfate glucuronyltransferase-like produces the protein MQAERLAELVGHLSMGQDLYMGRSEEFIGGEERARYCHGGYGYLLSRSLLAHLQPHLDTCRNVILSVRPDEWLGRCIIDYLGLSCVEVHQDMTYRSFELGKKADPEREDSAQFKNAFTVHPVSEPSLMYRLHKRFSQIELDWTYLQIQQLQVQINNLSELTPEGKVGAIWPIGVNPPFMPKTRFEVINWEYFTEEHIYSCSDNAPKCELRGANWADVSAVLETAVKHLNEHYQPQLRFKKHRLLNGYRRFDPTRGMEYVLDLALEAFTQKGHSQVIAKRVSLLRPLSTIEIIPMPYVTEATRVQVILPVSAREQDFVGNFLDIYAMNTLDTHDNVLLTFLFVYDPFDAQRVSQSDVFAGIKAMIGEVEKRYGNVRIPWISVKTEVPSQVKLMDIISKKHPVDTLFFLASVWTKVNANFLNRCRMNAISNWQVFFPTHFQEFSQTIMYRDQQTLASFPAEALRDGRFDHHVFEEACFYNADYMASRTKMAADILDDDELLESMDVYEIFVRYSGLHVFRAVEPALVQKYVRRACNPRFSEDIYHRCVLSNLEGLASRSHLAMALFEQEQANST, from the exons ATGCAGGCCGAGAGGCTGGCCGAGCTGGTGGGCCACCTCAGCATGGGACAGGACCTCTACATGGGCCGGTCAGAGGAGTTCATCGGTGGGGAAGAGAGGGCCAGGTACTGCCACGGGGGTTATGGCTACTTGCTCTCCCGCAGCCTGCTGGCCCACCTGCAGCCCCACCTGGACACCTGCCGCAACGTCATCCTCAGCGTCAGGCCTGACGAATGGCTTGGGCGCTGCATCATCGACTACCTGGGTCTGAGCTGTGTGGAGGTACACCAG GACATGACATATCGCTCCTTTGAGCTGGGGAAGAAAGCAGACCCAGAGCGAGAGGACAGTGCCCAGTTTAAGAATGCCTTCACAGTCCACCCTGTGTCAGAGCCCAGCCTCATGTACCGGCTGCACAAACGCTTCAGCCAGATCGAACTGGACTGGACCTACCTACAGATACAGCAGCTGCAG GTCCAGATCAACAACCTGAGTGAGTTGACCCCAGAGGGTAAGGTGGGGGCCATCTGGCCAATTGGGGTCAATCCTCCCTTCATGCCAAAGACTCGTTTCGAGGTCATCAACTGGGAGTACTTCACAGAGGAGCACATCTACTCATGCTCTGACAATGCCCCCAAGTGTGAACTGCGTGGCGCCAACTGGGCCGACGTGAGCGCCGTGCTGGAGACGGCCGTGAAGCACCTCAACGAGCACTACCAGCCCCAGCTGCGCTTCAAGAAACACCGCCTGCTCAACGGCTACCGGCGCTTCGACCCCACCCGGGGCATGGAGTACGTGCTGGACCTGGCCCTGGAAGCCTTCACACAGAAAGGTCACAGCCAGGTGATCGCCAAGCGGGTCAGCCTGCTCCGCCCCCTCAGCACCATTGAGATCATCCCCATGCCCTATGTGACGGAGGCCACCCGGGTGCAGGTCATCCTGCCCGTCTCGGCCCGCGAGCAGGACTTTGTGGGTAACTTCCTGGACATCTATGCAATGAACACGCTGGACACGCACGACAATGTCCTGCTCACCTTCCTGTTTGTCTACGACCCCTTTGACGCCCAGCGCGTCAGCCAGTCGGACGTGTTCGCCGGCATCAAGGCCATGATCGGAGAGGTGGAGAAGCGCTACGGCAACGTGAGGATCCCCTGGATCAGCGTGAAGACGGAGGTGCCCTCGCAGGTCAAGCTGATGGACATAATCTCCAAGAAGCACCCGGTGGACACGCTCTTCTTCCTGGCCTCGGTGTGGACCAAGGTCAACGCCAACTTCCTCAACCGCTGCCGCATGAACGCCATCAGCAACTGGCAGGTGTTCTTCCCCACCCACTTCCAGGAGTTCAGCCAGACCATCATGTACCGCGACCAGCAGACCTTGGCCTCCTTCCCCGCCGAGGCCCTGCGCGACGGACGCTTCGACCACCACGTCTTCGAGGAGGCATGCTTCTACAACGCCGACTACATGGCGTCGCGCACCAAGATGGCCGCTGACATCCTGGACGACGACGAGCTGCTGGAGAGCATGGACGTGTACGAGATCTTCGTGCGCTACTCGGGCTTGCACGTGTTCCGGGCGGTGGAGCCGGCGCTAGTGCAGAAGTATGTGCGGCGGGCGTGCAACCCGCGCTTCAGCGAGGACATCTACCACCGCTGTGTGCTCAGTAACCTGGAGGGCCTGGCCTCGCGGTCGCACCTAGCCATGGCCCTGTTTGAGCAGGAGCAGGCCAACAGCACTTAG